One part of the Corallococcus soli genome encodes these proteins:
- the fusA gene encoding elongation factor G, giving the protein MAREFPLERYRNIGIMAHIDAGKTTTTERILFYTGAIHKMGEVHEGTTTTDWMVQERERGITITSAAISAFWEREGHRYRVNIIDTPGHVDFTIEVERSLRVLDGAIAVFDAVNGVEPQSETVWRQADRYKVPRICFINKMDRVGADFEMSVGTIREKLGARPVRMQLPLGAEDKLKGVIDLVRMKALVFQEQEQGSKVDVVEIPEEFRAAAEAARAELLEAAAEQDDALTEKFLEGQELTEEEVRRAIRKGCVGLQLFPVFCGSAFRHKGVQPLLDAVVDYLPSPLEVPPIQGKTPKGEDAVRETRDDAPFSALAFKIMNDPSFSSQTLTFLRVYSGKLEAGTAVWNSVKGKRERVSRLVQMRADKKDELTECYAGDICAVVGLKLATTGDTLCDDKQQIVLERMEFPEPVIDIAIEPKSTADQDKIIQSLQRLAMEDPSFRVRTNEETGQTLIAGMGELHLEIIVDRLLREFKVDANIGKPQVAYRETVTTTQTAEGKYIRQAGGKGQYGHIWLRVLPNEPGKGFEFINSITGGAVSKEFVDAARDGAREAMQNGPVAGYPMVDVKVEAYDGSMHDVDSSEMAFKIAGSLAFKDAVRAAQPVLLEPIMATEVLTPEAAMGDVIGDLNARRGKILGMTPRPGGVQAIQAEVPLAAMFGYSTDLRSKSQGRATYTMQFKHYAAAPKSALNR; this is encoded by the coding sequence ATGGCCCGCGAGTTCCCCCTCGAGCGCTACCGCAACATCGGCATCATGGCGCACATCGATGCCGGCAAGACGACCACCACCGAGCGGATCCTGTTCTACACAGGCGCCATCCACAAGATGGGTGAGGTGCACGAAGGCACCACCACCACGGACTGGATGGTGCAGGAGCGCGAGCGTGGCATCACCATCACGTCCGCGGCCATCAGCGCCTTCTGGGAGCGCGAGGGCCACCGCTACCGCGTGAACATCATCGACACGCCCGGGCACGTGGACTTCACCATCGAGGTGGAGCGCTCGCTGCGCGTGCTCGACGGCGCCATCGCGGTGTTCGACGCCGTGAACGGTGTCGAGCCGCAGTCGGAGACGGTGTGGCGTCAGGCGGACCGCTACAAGGTCCCGCGCATCTGCTTCATCAACAAGATGGACCGCGTGGGCGCGGACTTCGAGATGTCCGTCGGCACCATCCGCGAGAAGCTGGGCGCGCGCCCCGTGCGCATGCAGCTGCCGCTGGGCGCCGAGGACAAGCTCAAGGGCGTCATCGACCTGGTCCGCATGAAGGCGCTCGTCTTCCAGGAGCAGGAGCAGGGCAGCAAGGTCGACGTCGTGGAGATCCCGGAGGAGTTCCGGGCCGCGGCGGAGGCCGCGCGCGCGGAGCTGCTGGAGGCCGCGGCCGAACAGGACGACGCGCTCACGGAGAAGTTCCTCGAGGGCCAGGAGCTGACCGAGGAGGAGGTGCGTCGCGCCATCCGCAAGGGCTGCGTGGGCCTGCAGCTGTTCCCCGTGTTCTGCGGCTCGGCGTTCCGGCACAAGGGCGTGCAGCCGCTGCTGGACGCGGTGGTGGACTACCTGCCCAGCCCGCTGGAGGTTCCGCCCATCCAGGGCAAGACGCCCAAGGGCGAGGACGCGGTGCGCGAGACGCGCGACGACGCGCCCTTCAGCGCGCTGGCGTTCAAGATCATGAACGACCCGTCGTTCTCCTCGCAGACGCTGACGTTCCTGCGCGTCTACTCGGGGAAGCTGGAGGCGGGCACGGCGGTGTGGAACTCCGTGAAGGGCAAGCGTGAGCGCGTCAGCCGGCTCGTGCAGATGCGCGCGGACAAGAAGGACGAGCTCACCGAGTGCTACGCCGGTGACATCTGCGCCGTGGTCGGCCTGAAGCTCGCGACGACGGGCGACACGCTCTGCGACGACAAGCAGCAGATCGTGCTGGAGCGGATGGAGTTCCCCGAGCCGGTCATCGACATCGCCATCGAGCCGAAGTCCACCGCCGACCAGGACAAGATCATCCAGTCCCTGCAGCGGCTGGCGATGGAGGACCCCTCCTTTCGCGTGCGCACCAATGAGGAGACGGGCCAGACACTCATCGCCGGCATGGGCGAACTGCACCTGGAGATCATCGTCGACCGGCTCCTGCGCGAGTTCAAGGTCGACGCCAACATCGGCAAGCCCCAGGTGGCCTACCGCGAGACCGTGACGACGACGCAGACGGCGGAGGGCAAGTACATCCGCCAGGCGGGCGGCAAGGGGCAGTACGGCCACATCTGGTTGCGCGTGTTGCCCAACGAGCCCGGCAAGGGTTTCGAGTTCATCAACAGCATCACCGGCGGCGCCGTGTCCAAGGAGTTCGTGGACGCCGCGCGCGACGGCGCCCGGGAGGCCATGCAGAACGGCCCGGTGGCCGGCTACCCCATGGTGGACGTGAAGGTGGAGGCCTACGACGGCTCCATGCACGACGTGGACTCTTCGGAGATGGCGTTCAAGATCGCCGGCTCGCTGGCCTTCAAGGACGCGGTCCGCGCCGCCCAGCCGGTGCTGCTGGAGCCCATCATGGCCACGGAAGTCCTCACCCCCGAGGCAGCCATGGGCGACGTCATCGGCGACCTGAACGCCCGTCGGGGGAAGATCCTGGGGATGACGCCCCGGCCCGGCGGAGTGCAGGCCATCCAGGCAGAGGTGCCCCTGGCGGCCATGTTCGGCTACTCGACCGACCTGCGCAGCAAGAGCCAGGGAAGGGCGACGTACACCATGCAGTTCAAGCACTACGCGGCAGCGCCCAAGTCCGCCCTCAACCGCTGA
- the rpsG gene encoding 30S ribosomal protein S7, whose protein sequence is MPRRRVVAKRKILPDPKFQDRLVTKFVNDLMRKGKKSIAEGVCYGAFALMEERAKEDPLKTFKKALDNVKPVLEVKSRRVGGATYQVPVEVRQDRRVALGMRWIISYAKARGEKTMQEKLAGEIMDAANNRGNAVKKREDTHKMAEANKAFAHYRW, encoded by the coding sequence ATGCCTCGTCGTCGCGTAGTCGCCAAGCGGAAGATTCTCCCGGATCCGAAGTTCCAGGACCGGCTCGTCACCAAGTTCGTCAACGACCTGATGCGCAAGGGGAAGAAGTCCATCGCGGAGGGCGTGTGCTACGGCGCCTTCGCCCTCATGGAGGAGCGCGCGAAGGAAGACCCCCTCAAGACCTTCAAGAAGGCCCTGGACAACGTCAAGCCGGTGCTTGAGGTCAAGAGCCGTCGCGTCGGTGGCGCCACGTACCAGGTGCCCGTGGAGGTCCGTCAGGATCGCCGCGTCGCGCTGGGCATGCGCTGGATCATCTCCTACGCCAAGGCGCGCGGTGAGAAGACCATGCAGGAGAAGCTGGCCGGCGAGATCATGGACGCCGCCAACAACCGCGGCAACGCGGTGAAGAAGCGTGAAGACACGCACAAGATGGCGGAGGCGAACAAGGCCTTCGCGCACTACCGCTGGTAG
- the rpsL gene encoding 30S ribosomal protein S12, whose protein sequence is MPTISQLVRKGREKLNIKGKSPALKECPQKRGVCTRVYTTTPKKPNSALRKVARVRLTNGIEVTSYIPGVGHNLQEHSVVMIRGGRVKDLPGVRYHIIRGTLDSVGVAGRKQSRSKYGAKRPS, encoded by the coding sequence GTGCCGACCATCAGCCAGCTCGTCCGCAAGGGCCGCGAGAAGCTCAACATCAAGGGCAAGAGCCCTGCCCTGAAGGAGTGCCCCCAGAAGCGCGGCGTGTGCACCCGCGTCTACACCACGACTCCGAAGAAGCCGAACTCCGCGCTCCGCAAGGTGGCTCGCGTTCGTCTGACCAACGGGATCGAGGTCACCTCCTACATCCCCGGCGTGGGCCACAACCTCCAGGAGCACTCGGTGGTGATGATCCGCGGTGGCCGTGTGAAGGACCTCCCGGGCGTTCGCTACCACATCATCCGCGGCACGCTGGACTCCGTGGGCGTTGCCGGTCGCAAGCAGAGCCGTTCGAAGTACGGCGCGAAGCGTCCCAGCTAG
- the rimI gene encoding ribosomal protein S18-alanine N-acetyltransferase, translated as MRRLREDGTPEKGQGFIIRQMTVEDMPAVMALEKASFKNPWSHELLGRELQHDWSTILLVEEPRPEGGVELLGLAIFWIVHDEVHVLNVATAPVHRRRGVARTVMEEVLRRGVGRRCSLATLEVRRGNESALNLYRSLGFRPVGVRPNYYADEGEDAIVMVLDF; from the coding sequence ATGAGACGGCTGCGGGAGGACGGGACTCCCGAAAAGGGGCAGGGCTTCATCATCCGGCAGATGACCGTGGAGGACATGCCGGCGGTGATGGCGCTGGAGAAGGCGTCCTTCAAGAACCCGTGGTCCCACGAGCTGCTCGGGCGCGAACTCCAGCATGACTGGTCCACCATCCTCCTCGTGGAGGAGCCCCGGCCCGAAGGCGGCGTGGAGCTCCTGGGCTTGGCCATCTTCTGGATCGTCCACGACGAGGTCCATGTGCTCAACGTGGCCACCGCCCCCGTCCACCGTCGCCGGGGCGTCGCGCGCACGGTGATGGAGGAGGTGCTGCGCCGGGGCGTGGGGCGCCGCTGCTCGCTGGCCACCCTGGAGGTCCGCCGGGGCAACGAATCCGCGCTCAACCTCTACCGCTCGCTGGGCTTCCGGCCGGTCGGCGTCCGCCCGAACTACTACGCGGACGAGGGCGAGGATGCGATCGTGATGGTCCTCGACTTCTAG
- a CDS encoding DnaJ C-terminal domain-containing protein, giving the protein MADDYYQILGVPRTASADELKKSFRKLARQHHPDVNPGDKAAEEKFKRINSAFEVLGDPKKRALYDEFGEDAEKIGFDEKKATAYRQYRAAQAAGGSGGGGIPFSTEGVDLGDLFNDIFGRSGSGGHGGGFDVGDLFGRGRGGSRSTAAERGDDLTTKVQISLAEAVSGTERTLSLQRPGRCSKCQGEGHTGKLISCPTCNGTGRARRGGAMFGGSGVCPTCRGSGRAPESCSQCGGRGIQEETTRLTVKIPAGVLTGSKVRLAGQGAAGVQGGAPGDLYIETEVAEHPLVRREGDDLYLDLPVTVSEALLGGEVRVPTFQGEVTLKVPAGSQSGRKMRLKGRGVPSLRGGTPGDMYLLLQVKVPEDATDEVRAAAEVLAKAYRGDVRRELNL; this is encoded by the coding sequence ATGGCGGACGACTACTACCAGATTCTGGGCGTGCCACGGACGGCGTCCGCGGACGAGCTCAAGAAGTCCTTCCGGAAGCTGGCGCGCCAGCACCACCCGGACGTCAACCCCGGGGACAAGGCGGCGGAGGAAAAGTTCAAGCGCATCAACAGCGCCTTCGAGGTGCTGGGAGACCCGAAGAAGCGCGCGCTCTACGACGAGTTCGGCGAGGACGCGGAGAAGATCGGCTTCGACGAGAAGAAGGCCACGGCCTATCGCCAGTACCGGGCGGCCCAGGCGGCCGGGGGCAGTGGTGGCGGGGGCATCCCCTTCAGCACCGAGGGCGTGGACCTGGGCGACCTGTTCAACGACATCTTCGGGCGCTCGGGCAGTGGAGGGCACGGCGGCGGCTTCGACGTGGGCGACCTCTTCGGCCGGGGGCGGGGTGGCAGCCGGTCCACGGCGGCCGAGCGCGGCGACGACCTGACCACCAAGGTGCAGATCTCGCTCGCCGAGGCGGTCTCCGGCACCGAGCGCACGCTGTCGCTCCAGCGCCCGGGCCGCTGCAGCAAGTGCCAGGGCGAGGGCCACACCGGGAAGCTGATCAGCTGCCCCACCTGCAACGGCACGGGCCGGGCGCGCCGGGGCGGGGCCATGTTCGGCGGCTCGGGCGTGTGCCCCACCTGCCGTGGCAGCGGCCGGGCGCCGGAGTCCTGCTCGCAGTGCGGGGGGCGCGGCATCCAGGAGGAGACGACGCGGCTGACGGTGAAGATTCCCGCCGGCGTCCTGACGGGCTCCAAGGTGCGGCTCGCCGGCCAGGGCGCGGCGGGCGTCCAGGGTGGGGCCCCTGGCGACCTCTACATCGAGACGGAGGTGGCCGAGCATCCCCTGGTGCGCCGCGAGGGCGACGACCTGTACCTGGACCTGCCGGTGACGGTGTCCGAGGCCCTGCTGGGCGGCGAGGTGCGCGTGCCCACGTTCCAGGGCGAGGTGACACTGAAGGTGCCCGCGGGCTCGCAGTCCGGCCGGAAGATGCGACTCAAGGGGCGGGGCGTGCCGTCGCTCCGGGGCGGGACACCGGGAGACATGTACCTCCTCCTCCAGGTGAAGGTGCCCGAGGACGCCACCGACGAGGTGCGCGCGGCCGCGGAAGTCCTGGCGAAGGCCTACCGGGGTGACGTGCGCCGGGAGCTGAACCTGTAG
- a CDS encoding HEAT repeat domain-containing protein — protein MGLFDFFTGGSGPEKALKLKSKVTQKYGEPSTRQKALQQLGEMKYPEAVTVLLSRFTITVDPLTTDADEKEHTFELIKGFGQDAVAPVSAFLKQSEHATSWALRVLQELLPEDALLGVIVDTLQHLSSRYTRDPEKKVVLLHHVVGKQDPRVAPAVLPFLEDMSDDVKIAAINLLGPLKYEPAREPLLQLLTNEDTARRVQTAALAALAESGFGVQGYQEKVQSALVEPYSLDKDGRIQRRA, from the coding sequence ATGGGTCTCTTCGATTTCTTCACGGGCGGCTCGGGCCCCGAAAAAGCCCTCAAGCTCAAGTCCAAGGTGACCCAGAAGTATGGGGAGCCTTCCACGCGGCAGAAGGCCCTGCAGCAGTTGGGGGAGATGAAGTACCCCGAGGCCGTCACGGTGCTGCTCAGCCGGTTCACCATCACCGTGGACCCGCTCACCACCGACGCGGATGAGAAGGAGCACACCTTCGAGCTCATCAAGGGCTTCGGCCAGGACGCCGTCGCCCCGGTGAGCGCCTTCCTCAAGCAGAGCGAGCACGCCACGTCCTGGGCGCTGCGCGTGCTGCAGGAGCTGCTGCCGGAGGACGCGCTGCTGGGCGTCATCGTCGACACGCTCCAGCACCTGTCGTCCCGCTACACGCGCGACCCGGAGAAGAAGGTCGTCCTCCTGCACCACGTCGTGGGCAAGCAGGATCCGCGCGTGGCCCCCGCCGTCCTCCCCTTCCTGGAGGACATGTCCGACGACGTGAAGATCGCCGCCATCAACCTCCTGGGACCCCTGAAGTATGAGCCGGCGCGCGAGCCCCTGCTCCAGCTGCTCACCAACGAGGACACCGCCCGGCGCGTGCAGACCGCCGCGCTGGCGGCCCTGGCGGAGAGCGGGTTCGGGGTGCAGGGCTACCAGGAGAAGGTGCAGTCGGCCCTGGTGGAGCCCTACAGCCTGGACAAGGACGGCCGCATCCAGCGCCGGGCCTAG
- a CDS encoding hybrid sensor histidine kinase/response regulator translates to MPSKKKDPQLAEVVPLRPTATAAKKSPPKRAAKPPPPVDTDSAAQALLEMGRQLTDNAGPTEALRAQLQTLHTLLKPKVCYVARHFPSRNQLHVEHVRGRYDERVTAAVPGEGVVGRCFTDKVLLREDDTVAVPLEGPQGVTGVLVVLGARRKASDILMQSLASQLTAAYEVARLRDDSARRNKDLQTAIAGLKSLEQNREELLGNVSHDLKNPLTTIKAYLAMLGREKLGALTDGQRRAVQICDRNSDRLLQQVNDLVLMSRLSSGKMQLNQRPFGLKAVAEEVVRGLGAVAEHSRVRVVIPPCPEVFVRGDRERISEAIHNLVENGIHHSETDDVVEVRVASGEGLGTLTVKDSGQGMSAEALEHVFDSFYRAQPGMPRPPGAGLGLPLVAKIVALHGGRVDASSVLGEGSTFEMVLPLFASAVSAPDLSQAAPKAGGILLVEDDVDCREVLEQVLEQEGYRVMATSGAAEARSILSHIRPAMVLLDLRLSGEDGRSVLHFIRTTESLADVVVYIISGASDVASLTSGEGPDRIDGFFEKPLKLPKLLDTVAAVVRPKNRGPAVP, encoded by the coding sequence GTGCCCTCGAAGAAGAAGGATCCGCAGCTCGCAGAGGTCGTGCCGCTGCGTCCCACCGCCACCGCCGCGAAGAAGTCCCCACCGAAGCGGGCGGCGAAGCCTCCGCCCCCCGTGGACACGGATTCCGCCGCGCAGGCGCTCCTGGAGATGGGCCGGCAGCTGACGGACAACGCGGGCCCCACCGAGGCCCTGCGCGCCCAGCTCCAGACGCTCCACACGCTGCTCAAGCCCAAGGTCTGCTACGTCGCGCGCCACTTCCCGTCGCGCAACCAGCTGCACGTGGAGCACGTGCGCGGCCGCTACGACGAGCGCGTCACTGCCGCCGTCCCGGGCGAGGGCGTGGTGGGCCGGTGCTTCACCGACAAGGTCCTGCTGCGCGAGGACGACACCGTCGCGGTGCCGCTGGAGGGCCCGCAGGGCGTGACGGGCGTGCTCGTCGTCCTGGGCGCCCGGCGCAAGGCGTCCGACATCCTGATGCAGTCGCTGGCGTCGCAGCTCACCGCCGCCTACGAGGTGGCCCGGCTGCGCGACGACAGCGCCCGGCGCAACAAGGACCTGCAGACGGCCATCGCGGGCCTCAAGAGCCTGGAGCAGAACCGCGAGGAGCTGCTCGGCAACGTGTCCCATGACCTGAAGAACCCGCTCACCACCATCAAGGCCTACCTGGCCATGCTGGGCCGGGAGAAGCTGGGCGCCCTGACGGACGGCCAGCGCCGCGCGGTGCAGATCTGCGACCGCAACTCCGACCGGCTGCTCCAGCAGGTGAACGACCTGGTGCTGATGTCCCGGCTGTCCTCCGGAAAGATGCAGCTCAACCAGCGCCCCTTCGGCCTCAAGGCCGTGGCCGAAGAGGTGGTGCGGGGGCTGGGCGCCGTCGCCGAGCACAGCCGCGTGCGGGTGGTGATTCCGCCCTGCCCGGAGGTGTTCGTCCGCGGCGACCGCGAGCGCATCTCCGAGGCCATCCACAACCTCGTCGAGAACGGCATCCACCACAGCGAGACGGACGACGTCGTCGAGGTGCGCGTGGCGTCCGGCGAGGGCCTGGGCACCCTCACGGTGAAGGACTCCGGCCAGGGCATGTCCGCCGAGGCGCTGGAGCACGTCTTCGACTCGTTCTACCGCGCGCAGCCCGGCATGCCGCGTCCCCCGGGCGCCGGCCTGGGCCTGCCCCTGGTCGCCAAGATCGTCGCGCTGCACGGCGGCCGCGTGGACGCCTCCAGCGTCCTGGGCGAGGGCAGCACCTTCGAGATGGTCCTGCCCCTGTTCGCGAGCGCCGTCAGCGCCCCGGACCTGAGCCAGGCCGCGCCCAAGGCGGGCGGCATCCTCCTGGTGGAGGACGACGTGGACTGCCGCGAGGTGCTGGAGCAGGTGCTGGAGCAGGAGGGCTACCGGGTGATGGCCACGTCCGGTGCCGCCGAGGCGCGCTCCATCCTGTCCCACATCCGGCCGGCCATGGTGCTGCTGGACCTGCGGCTGTCCGGCGAGGACGGGCGCTCCGTGCTGCACTTCATCCGCACCACGGAGTCGCTGGCGGACGTGGTCGTCTACATCATCTCCGGCGCGAGCGACGTCGCGTCCCTCACGTCGGGGGAAGGGCCGGATCGCATCGACGGGTTCTTCGAGAAGCCCCTGAAGCTGCCCAAGCTGCTGGACACGGTGGCCGCCGTCGTGCGTCCCAAGAACCGCGGCCCCGCAGTGCCCTGA
- the argS gene encoding arginine--tRNA ligase gives MSTSVHSRYHAAFAQALAGALGVPAADIESQIKPADPAHGDLSFVTFAVAKAQKKAPPAIAASLAQSLQVPGLEVKAVGPYVNARFLPLPFTQEVIDSVRLAGAAYGSDAEAGKGKTVVIDYSSPNIAKPIGFHHIRTTFLGHCIANLYRALGWRVEGINYLGDWGKQFGLVAVGFQEYGDPARIDDMAHLVQVYVQANKRAGEDPAFDEKAREFFRRMEASEPEAMKLWNQFRETSLKGFKRIYKRMGIHFEHIEGESRYQDRMDAVIDAIAKKPGVKESQGAIIVDMPYAENEPPVLLKKNDGSTLYATRDLAAAEDRHARFQFDKSLYVVAQDQALHFRQVFRTLKEMGQPWADQCIHVPFGRIHGMSTRKGQVVELDQVLDESKERVRKLVDANIASGSLVTEDPDGLAEQIGLGAIAFGDLKHNRTSDYTFDWDEVTSPEGHTGPYLQYAHARSATVLRKGGGVPAGYDPALLTLPEEQALVRQLARLPDTVRAAAEQYEPSLVARLLLDVAAAYSRYYTAGNKDREKRILVEDNDAVRAARLALTDATRITLAAGLTLLGIPTPENM, from the coding sequence ATGAGCACTTCCGTCCATTCCCGCTACCACGCCGCTTTCGCCCAGGCTCTCGCCGGGGCCCTGGGCGTCCCCGCCGCCGACATCGAATCGCAGATCAAGCCCGCGGATCCCGCGCACGGCGATCTGAGCTTCGTCACCTTCGCCGTCGCCAAGGCGCAGAAGAAGGCGCCCCCCGCCATCGCCGCGTCGCTCGCGCAGTCGCTCCAGGTCCCCGGCCTGGAGGTGAAGGCCGTGGGCCCGTACGTCAACGCGCGCTTCCTCCCCCTGCCCTTCACCCAGGAGGTCATCGACAGCGTGCGCCTGGCGGGCGCCGCCTACGGCAGTGACGCCGAGGCGGGCAAGGGCAAGACGGTGGTCATCGACTACTCGTCGCCCAACATCGCCAAGCCCATTGGCTTCCATCACATCCGCACCACGTTCCTGGGCCACTGCATCGCGAACCTCTACCGCGCGCTGGGCTGGCGCGTGGAGGGCATCAACTACCTGGGCGACTGGGGCAAGCAGTTCGGCCTCGTGGCCGTGGGCTTCCAGGAGTACGGCGACCCGGCGCGCATCGACGACATGGCGCACCTGGTCCAGGTGTACGTGCAGGCCAACAAGCGCGCCGGTGAGGACCCCGCCTTCGACGAGAAGGCCCGCGAGTTCTTCCGCCGCATGGAGGCCAGCGAGCCGGAGGCGATGAAGCTCTGGAACCAGTTCCGCGAGACGAGCCTCAAGGGCTTCAAGCGCATCTACAAGCGCATGGGCATCCACTTCGAGCACATCGAGGGTGAGAGCCGCTACCAGGACCGGATGGACGCCGTCATCGACGCCATCGCGAAGAAGCCCGGCGTGAAGGAGTCCCAGGGCGCCATCATCGTGGACATGCCCTACGCGGAGAACGAGCCGCCCGTCCTCCTGAAGAAGAACGACGGCAGCACGCTCTACGCCACGCGCGACCTGGCCGCCGCCGAGGACCGCCACGCGCGCTTCCAGTTCGACAAGTCGCTCTACGTCGTCGCGCAGGACCAGGCACTGCACTTCCGGCAGGTGTTCCGCACCCTGAAGGAGATGGGGCAGCCGTGGGCGGACCAGTGCATCCACGTGCCCTTCGGCCGCATCCACGGCATGAGCACGCGCAAGGGCCAGGTCGTGGAGCTGGATCAGGTCCTGGACGAGTCGAAGGAGCGCGTGCGCAAGCTCGTGGACGCGAACATCGCCTCGGGCAGCCTGGTGACGGAGGATCCCGACGGGCTGGCGGAGCAGATCGGCCTGGGCGCCATCGCCTTCGGCGACCTGAAGCACAACCGCACCAGCGACTACACCTTCGACTGGGACGAGGTGACGAGCCCTGAGGGCCACACCGGTCCCTATCTCCAGTACGCGCACGCGCGCAGCGCGACCGTGCTGCGCAAGGGCGGCGGCGTCCCGGCGGGCTACGATCCCGCGCTGCTGACGCTCCCCGAGGAGCAGGCCCTGGTGCGCCAGCTGGCGCGGCTGCCGGACACGGTGCGCGCGGCGGCGGAGCAGTACGAGCCGAGCCTCGTCGCGCGGCTGCTGCTGGACGTGGCGGCGGCCTACAGCCGCTACTACACGGCTGGCAACAAGGACCGTGAGAAGCGCATCCTCGTGGAGGACAACGACGCCGTGCGCGCGGCGCGCCTGGCCCTCACGGACGCGACGCGCATCACCCTGGCGGCGGGCCTGACCCTCTTGGGCATCCCGACGCCGGAAAACATGTAG